One genomic window of Leptospira paudalimensis includes the following:
- a CDS encoding alkaline phosphatase family protein, with translation MILVFLILLLFSIGEVNSLDARPKKHQKIDSNARQIRSVRQTIVISIDGFPSYYLTNPKYHSYFPHLVELFQKYGVSEIETVNPSVTYPAHTSMVTGKDPGEHGILNNTLSDPFEKNDGGWMWYAEDIVVPTLWDLAKQNQKTTANVFWPVTVGAKINWNLPQYWRKKIPEDDKLLRVISTSGLHKEAEVAVGSPLNDVAKDEVKLKTATWLFQSKKPHLMFVYTTDLDTMHHGFGPGSERALARLAELDTAIFTFLESVGVFTKNGPSIVIVSDHGFHSAESVCAPNVLLKQKGYINEETGTYTLTFKSSGGISILLPGADINLPNETITNLVTEITNSCPGAEWLDFASLPKSETFPISESTMQRMRSQIHPRALGILRTKQNLFFSGTRKGDLFQSSTSKIHGHGYWNENPEMKTIGFVYDPTGKKHQFHSVKDVFFIVKEMLGLKERKSKGPSVPTKP, from the coding sequence TTGATTTTAGTTTTTTTGATTCTTCTACTTTTCAGTATAGGTGAAGTTAATTCTTTAGATGCAAGGCCGAAAAAACATCAGAAAATAGATTCAAATGCCAGACAAATCCGTTCCGTTCGCCAAACGATTGTGATTTCAATCGATGGGTTTCCTTCTTATTATTTGACAAATCCAAAATACCATTCCTATTTTCCCCATTTAGTCGAACTTTTCCAAAAGTACGGAGTTTCGGAAATAGAAACAGTCAATCCTTCTGTCACGTATCCCGCGCATACCTCAATGGTGACAGGGAAGGATCCAGGGGAACATGGAATTTTGAACAATACATTGTCTGATCCTTTTGAAAAAAATGATGGGGGATGGATGTGGTATGCAGAGGACATTGTAGTTCCAACTCTTTGGGATCTGGCAAAACAAAATCAAAAAACAACTGCGAATGTATTCTGGCCTGTTACCGTTGGGGCAAAGATCAATTGGAACCTTCCCCAGTATTGGAGGAAAAAAATACCTGAGGATGATAAACTTCTCCGTGTAATTTCTACATCGGGGTTACATAAGGAAGCCGAGGTTGCCGTTGGTTCTCCGTTAAACGATGTAGCAAAAGATGAAGTGAAGTTAAAAACAGCTACTTGGCTTTTCCAATCCAAAAAACCACATTTAATGTTTGTGTATACGACTGATTTGGATACCATGCACCATGGTTTTGGACCCGGTTCCGAAAGAGCCTTGGCACGATTGGCAGAACTTGACACAGCCATTTTTACTTTCTTAGAAAGTGTAGGTGTTTTTACCAAAAACGGTCCGAGTATTGTGATTGTATCTGACCATGGGTTTCATTCCGCTGAGTCAGTCTGTGCACCCAATGTTCTCTTAAAACAAAAAGGATACATCAATGAGGAAACTGGCACCTACACTCTGACGTTTAAAAGTTCCGGTGGAATCTCGATTCTTTTGCCAGGAGCAGATATAAATCTTCCAAATGAAACCATCACAAATCTTGTGACGGAAATTACGAACTCTTGTCCAGGTGCCGAATGGTTGGATTTTGCAAGTTTGCCTAAGAGCGAAACATTTCCTATCAGCGAAAGTACCATGCAAAGAATGAGGTCACAAATCCATCCACGTGCTTTGGGAATCCTCCGAACCAAACAAAACTTGTTTTTTAGTGGGACAAGAAAAGGGGATCTGTTCCAATCATCAACTAGTAAAATCCATGGACATGGGTATTGGAATGAGAATCCAGAAATGAAAACCATTGGATTTGTCTATGATCCAACGGGAAAAAAACACCAGTTTCACTCTGTAAAAGATGTATTTTTTATCGTAAAAGAAATGTTAGGTTTAAAAGAAAGGAAATCCAAAGGGCCAAGTGTTCCCACAAAACCCTAA
- the fliM gene encoding flagellar motor switch protein FliM has protein sequence MTEILSQDEIDALLNAISSGEVSEDEYSSVGEQKKVKIYDFKRPDKFSKDQIRTLQMMHETFARLATTGLSAQLRALVVVHVASVDQLTYEEFIRSIPNPTTLAVINMDPLRGSAILEIDPSISFTIIDRLFGGKGESSKVNRELSDIELSVMEGIIVRILGNLRESWSTVIDLRPRLGNIETNPQFAQVVPPNDMVVLITLETKVGEVEGMTNLCIPYITIEPIINKLSAQYWYSSIRKGEVDENRAVIQERLDQVKIPLISEVGSVDISLNDLMNLHVGDVIKLENTPIKTDLMVKVGDRSKFKATPGRVGNRLAIQIGDSIEDIPDELLGSTRSEQEY, from the coding sequence ATGACGGAAATCCTTTCCCAAGATGAAATTGATGCCCTGTTAAATGCCATCTCCTCCGGCGAAGTTTCGGAAGATGAATACTCATCTGTTGGGGAACAAAAAAAAGTCAAAATTTACGACTTCAAACGTCCGGATAAATTTTCAAAAGACCAGATTCGTACATTACAGATGATGCATGAGACCTTTGCCCGTTTGGCAACCACAGGTCTTTCTGCACAGTTACGTGCCTTAGTTGTTGTCCACGTAGCTTCGGTTGACCAGTTAACATACGAAGAATTCATTCGTTCCATTCCGAATCCCACTACACTTGCTGTGATCAATATGGATCCACTCCGAGGGTCTGCCATCCTAGAAATTGACCCTTCGATTTCCTTTACAATCATTGATCGTCTGTTTGGTGGTAAGGGTGAGTCTTCTAAAGTCAATCGGGAACTTTCTGATATCGAGTTATCGGTTATGGAAGGTATTATTGTTAGGATCCTTGGAAACTTACGAGAGTCTTGGTCAACGGTAATTGACTTACGCCCAAGGCTTGGAAACATCGAAACAAACCCACAGTTCGCACAGGTAGTTCCTCCTAATGACATGGTGGTATTAATTACTCTCGAAACAAAAGTAGGGGAAGTAGAAGGGATGACAAACCTTTGTATTCCTTATATCACGATTGAACCCATCATCAATAAACTTTCAGCCCAGTACTGGTATTCCTCAATTCGTAAAGGGGAAGTAGACGAAAACCGCGCTGTCATCCAAGAGCGACTCGACCAAGTGAAAATCCCTCTGATTTCGGAAGTAGGGAGTGTTGACATTTCATTAAATGATCTCATGAACCTACATGTGGGTGATGTGATCAAACTCGAAAACACACCTATCAAAACTGATTTAATGGTAAAAGTTGGGGATCGGAGTAAATTCAAAGCAACTCCCGGACGAGTTGGAAATCGCCTCGCGATCCAAATTGGAGACAGCATCGAGGACATTCCAGATGAACTTCTCGGTTCCACTCGTTCAGAACAAGAATATTAA
- a CDS encoding peptidylprolyl isomerase, with product MSQTAFCSDQTFKKITYEPLAYSPTKVLVKRADQTTVKLPEKPAIYAVVQTTQGDLVIELYDQAAPKTVQNFIDLAQGEKDFKTEKGSERRPFYDGLKFHRVIENFMAQGGCPRGDGTGGPGFQFEDEINGKALGLDKLKIKDAPEYQSQLQRVVLSEFNIKSRQEFEEKRTEVEKAYQEAMELPVLEVLYRVGYRFNEVLPSKKATRGALAMANAGPNTNGSQFFINQVDTPHLNGLHTVFGFLVTGYDVLDRIIEKGNLQTTIRKVLVIDKRQ from the coding sequence ATGAGCCAAACTGCTTTTTGTAGTGACCAGACGTTTAAAAAAATCACATACGAACCTTTGGCATACTCACCAACCAAAGTTTTAGTCAAACGAGCCGACCAAACTACCGTTAAACTTCCAGAAAAACCTGCCATTTACGCCGTGGTCCAAACAACACAAGGTGACTTAGTCATTGAGCTTTACGACCAAGCGGCTCCTAAAACAGTTCAAAATTTCATCGATCTTGCCCAAGGGGAAAAAGATTTTAAAACGGAAAAAGGTTCCGAAAGACGCCCGTTTTACGATGGTTTAAAGTTCCACCGAGTGATCGAAAATTTTATGGCCCAAGGGGGATGCCCGAGAGGGGATGGAACGGGTGGACCTGGATTTCAATTTGAAGATGAAATCAATGGGAAGGCTCTCGGGTTAGACAAACTCAAAATCAAAGATGCACCTGAATACCAATCACAATTACAAAGGGTAGTGTTGTCCGAATTTAATATCAAATCACGCCAAGAATTCGAAGAAAAAAGAACTGAGGTTGAAAAAGCATACCAGGAAGCAATGGAACTCCCTGTGTTAGAAGTTTTATACCGAGTTGGCTATCGATTCAATGAAGTGTTACCGAGTAAAAAAGCAACTCGGGGAGCACTTGCTATGGCCAATGCGGGACCCAATACAAACGGTTCTCAGTTTTTTATCAACCAAGTAGATACTCCTCACCTAAATGGACTCCATACGGTGTTTGGATTTTTGGTCACTGGTTATGATGTCCTGGATCGAATCATTGAAAAAGGGAATCTCCAAACCACAATTCGTAAGGTTCTCGTCATAGACAAAAGACAATGA
- the argH gene encoding argininosuccinate lyase — translation MKEKKLWGGRFDAPPSSLMIRIGESISFDKELYQHDIVGSISHSRMLKRIGILTESEQRKIETGLNQILKEIDSGKFEFKMENEDIHMSIESRLTELLGDLGKKLHTGRSRNDQVSQDVRLYIKSEIQSILVLVFDLLQVWVKKAESHVKTIIPGYTHLQIAQPIRASHYFLAHFWANVRDFEDFLSAYERADELVLGSGALAGVNYETDREFLRKDLHLNRLSENSMDAVSQRDHIFKFLFASSQFMIHVSRFCEEIILYTSQEFSYFKLPDHLTTGSSIMPQKKNPDVAELIRGKAGRVIGNLNHLLVMLKGTPLSYNRDFQEDKLPLFDTVKQIKICTEGIRDMVEGIQIFPENATRSLRNGFATATDLADWLVSSKGIPFRSAHEIVGELVKHCSAKGVDLFTIPSGERGQIHAVLTDPGYEAAISLETSCDKKDVYGGTALPRQKEQIKKAKAKLNELTKKLKAIESKGKK, via the coding sequence ATGAAGGAAAAAAAATTATGGGGTGGTCGATTTGATGCCCCACCTTCTTCTCTTATGATTCGAATTGGTGAATCTATTAGTTTTGATAAAGAACTCTACCAACATGATATTGTTGGTTCCATATCCCATTCTCGTATGTTAAAACGAATCGGAATCCTTACCGAGTCGGAACAAAGAAAGATCGAAACTGGACTCAATCAAATCTTGAAGGAAATTGATTCAGGTAAATTTGAATTTAAAATGGAAAATGAAGACATTCATATGTCCATTGAGTCTCGCCTAACGGAACTTCTTGGAGACTTGGGGAAAAAACTCCATACAGGTAGAAGTCGTAATGACCAAGTGTCACAAGATGTTCGTTTGTATATCAAATCAGAAATTCAATCCATTTTGGTTCTCGTATTCGATTTGTTACAAGTTTGGGTGAAAAAAGCAGAATCTCATGTAAAAACAATTATCCCTGGGTACACTCATTTACAGATTGCACAACCCATCCGAGCCTCTCATTATTTTTTAGCTCATTTTTGGGCCAACGTACGAGACTTCGAAGATTTTTTATCAGCTTACGAAAGAGCAGATGAACTCGTGTTAGGCTCAGGTGCTTTGGCGGGAGTCAATTATGAAACCGATCGAGAATTTTTAAGAAAAGATTTACATTTGAACCGATTGTCTGAGAACTCAATGGATGCAGTAAGCCAAAGAGACCATATTTTTAAATTTTTATTTGCCTCTTCCCAATTTATGATCCATGTTTCCCGGTTCTGTGAAGAAATCATTTTATACACTTCACAAGAATTTAGTTATTTTAAATTGCCTGACCACCTAACGACAGGTTCATCGATTATGCCTCAGAAAAAGAATCCAGATGTGGCAGAACTCATTCGCGGGAAAGCAGGGCGAGTGATCGGTAATCTAAACCACCTATTGGTTATGTTAAAGGGAACTCCCTTATCCTATAACCGAGACTTCCAAGAAGATAAACTCCCTCTTTTTGACACCGTTAAACAAATCAAAATTTGTACGGAAGGGATTCGGGATATGGTGGAAGGGATTCAAATTTTCCCTGAGAATGCCACTCGGAGTTTGCGGAATGGATTTGCCACTGCCACAGACCTAGCTGATTGGCTTGTGAGTAGCAAGGGAATTCCTTTCCGTTCTGCCCATGAGATTGTGGGAGAACTTGTGAAACATTGTTCTGCAAAAGGAGTGGATTTATTCACAATCCCTAGTGGGGAAAGGGGGCAAATCCATGCAGTCCTCACTGACCCTGGTTATGAAGCTGCCATTTCACTTGAGACCTCTTGTGATAAAAAAGATGTTTATGGAGGCACAGCTCTCCCTCGTCAAAAAGAACAGATCAAAAAGGCCAAAGCCAAGTTAAACGAATTGACCAAAAAATTAAAGGCGATAGAATCCAAAGGTAAAAAATAA
- a CDS encoding heme-binding domain-containing protein, protein MKRILYLLLSVFLFFQLFPVPRENPPVTSEIVVSDEVKQILKRSCYDCHSNETTWPFYSYVFPVSYLVSNHVTEGREELNFSEFGKLPERKQNKKIYEVWEQVDEGEMPPIDYRLMHPSAKLSEKDKEVLKNWANQFSEESE, encoded by the coding sequence GTGAAACGAATATTGTACCTTCTTTTATCTGTTTTCCTATTTTTCCAACTGTTTCCTGTACCCAGAGAAAATCCACCAGTGACATCTGAAATTGTTGTTTCTGATGAAGTGAAACAAATTCTAAAACGAAGTTGTTATGATTGCCATTCGAATGAAACCACTTGGCCTTTTTATTCCTATGTGTTTCCAGTTTCCTATTTGGTCTCAAACCATGTGACCGAAGGTAGAGAAGAATTGAATTTTTCTGAATTTGGGAAATTGCCAGAACGAAAACAAAACAAAAAAATATATGAAGTTTGGGAACAAGTGGATGAGGGTGAAATGCCACCTATCGATTACCGATTGATGCACCCAAGTGCCAAATTATCCGAGAAAGACAAAGAGGTTTTAAAAAACTGGGCAAACCAATTCAGTGAGGAATCCGAATGA
- a CDS encoding NfeD family protein, whose amino-acid sequence MDLILANTAYLWILMGIVLLFSEFLLPGTFVMFLGVGAIFTGILSRLVPMEFYTEVIIWVVSSLISILLGGSLIKKFFKSESSADPFIQDDYLNQIVPVETDILVNRHGGKIRFQGTVWDAISKDSKIPKGEYVKILSRENLTFTVEKVES is encoded by the coding sequence TTGGATTTGATTTTGGCAAACACAGCTTACTTATGGATTTTAATGGGAATCGTTCTCCTCTTTTCTGAATTCCTTTTGCCTGGAACCTTTGTGATGTTTTTAGGAGTTGGTGCCATTTTTACCGGGATCCTTTCCCGTTTGGTTCCCATGGAGTTTTATACCGAAGTCATTATTTGGGTGGTTTCTAGTTTGATTTCGATCCTGCTTGGAGGATCCCTCATTAAAAAGTTTTTTAAATCAGAATCAAGTGCGGATCCATTTATCCAAGATGATTATCTAAACCAAATTGTACCTGTTGAAACTGATATTTTAGTGAACCGCCATGGCGGAAAAATCCGTTTCCAAGGAACTGTTTGGGATGCAATTTCGAAAGATTCAAAAATTCCAAAGGGCGAATATGTAAAGATTCTCTCCCGTGAAAATTTGACTTTCACTGTCGAAAAAGTAGAATCATAA
- a CDS encoding SPFH domain-containing protein — protein sequence MGATVIVVFLVVVYIIKKTIIIVPEQSVFIKERLGVLNGVLKSGFYFMIPFVDQIRYRQNLKEQTIDIDPQVCITKDNVSVEVDGVLYLKVIDGEKASYGIDNFMLATTQLAQTTLRSEIGKLIFDNLLSERDEINGRVVSNIDRATDPWGIKVTRYEIRNITPPKQILIEMENQMKSERERRAEITISQGEKESRVNHSVGERQESINISEGEKIRLVNEADGRAQEITLISNATAKGLQLISEAISKKGGKEAVSLQITQEYLDALGHILKTSKTTVVPETLANIGGVFEGLSKITTKIPQVGE from the coding sequence ATGGGCGCAACCGTCATCGTTGTCTTTTTGGTAGTAGTTTATATCATCAAAAAAACAATCATCATCGTACCAGAACAAAGTGTTTTTATTAAAGAAAGATTAGGTGTTTTGAATGGAGTTTTAAAATCGGGGTTTTATTTTATGATCCCATTTGTCGACCAAATTCGGTACAGACAAAACCTGAAAGAACAAACCATTGATATCGATCCACAAGTTTGTATCACAAAAGACAACGTCTCCGTAGAAGTGGATGGAGTTTTGTATTTAAAAGTCATCGATGGTGAAAAGGCTTCTTACGGAATTGATAACTTTATGTTAGCAACCACCCAACTTGCACAAACCACACTTCGCTCTGAAATTGGTAAGTTAATTTTTGATAACTTACTTTCCGAAAGAGATGAAATCAATGGTCGTGTTGTTTCTAATATTGATAGAGCCACAGACCCTTGGGGTATCAAAGTCACTCGTTATGAGATCCGAAATATCACTCCACCAAAACAAATTTTGATTGAGATGGAAAACCAAATGAAATCAGAACGGGAACGCCGAGCTGAGATTACCATTTCACAAGGAGAAAAAGAATCCCGAGTCAATCATTCCGTTGGAGAAAGACAGGAATCCATCAATATCTCCGAAGGGGAAAAAATTCGATTGGTGAATGAAGCTGACGGACGTGCACAGGAAATCACTCTCATCTCCAATGCAACTGCAAAAGGACTTCAACTCATCTCAGAAGCCATTAGTAAAAAAGGTGGAAAAGAAGCAGTGAGTTTGCAAATCACACAAGAGTATTTGGATGCCCTCGGTCATATCTTAAAAACATCCAAAACAACTGTGGTTCCCGAAACCTTGGCCAATATCGGTGGAGTCTTTGAAGGGCTTTCCAAAATCACAACCAAAATCCCACAGGTAGGAGAATAA
- a CDS encoding SPFH domain-containing protein gives MEFVYLAFWAVVAIYLIYKIFRCIRIIPAQDVLIVERLGKYSRSLRAGFHILIPFIDRDAYYHTLKEQSIDVQPQICITHDNVQVKVDGVIYLKIIDPVRASYGIEDFQFAAIQLAQTTMRSVIGTMELDKTIGEKDLINSTIVAAIDQASEPWGIKVNRYEILNIVPPKSVLDAMEKEKKAQIAKRSQVLLSEGERDARINRSLGFKEEAVNKSEGEKQRRINSAEGKATEIEALAVATAKGIEAIAGAISDQGGASAIKLQITKAFIQNFLHVAKESTEILIPADVMNLPTLIANLTEAKKPKA, from the coding sequence ATGGAATTCGTTTATTTAGCATTTTGGGCCGTTGTTGCCATCTATCTGATTTATAAAATCTTCCGATGCATTCGTATCATTCCTGCACAAGATGTTCTCATCGTGGAAAGGCTTGGAAAGTATTCTCGTTCCTTACGAGCAGGGTTTCATATCCTCATCCCGTTCATTGACAGAGATGCGTATTACCACACTCTGAAAGAACAATCGATTGATGTCCAACCACAGATTTGTATCACACATGATAACGTACAAGTAAAAGTAGATGGTGTGATTTATTTAAAAATCATCGATCCAGTGCGTGCGTCTTATGGAATTGAAGACTTTCAATTTGCTGCCATCCAACTCGCACAAACAACAATGCGTTCTGTGATTGGAACCATGGAACTTGATAAAACCATCGGGGAAAAAGATTTAATTAACTCGACCATAGTTGCAGCGATTGACCAAGCATCAGAACCTTGGGGGATCAAAGTGAATCGATACGAAATCTTAAACATTGTTCCACCTAAATCTGTGTTAGATGCCATGGAGAAAGAGAAAAAAGCACAAATTGCAAAACGTTCCCAAGTGCTTTTGTCAGAAGGGGAAAGAGATGCTCGTATCAACCGTTCCCTTGGATTTAAAGAGGAAGCAGTGAACAAATCGGAAGGGGAAAAACAAAGAAGGATCAACTCAGCTGAAGGAAAGGCAACTGAGATTGAGGCTCTTGCTGTCGCTACAGCGAAAGGGATTGAAGCCATTGCCGGTGCCATTTCCGACCAAGGTGGTGCTTCGGCAATCAAACTGCAAATCACCAAAGCCTTTATCCAAAACTTCTTACACGTTGCAAAAGAAAGTACGGAAATTCTCATCCCAGCAGATGTGATGAATTTACCAACTCTCATTGCCAACTTAACAGAAGCCAAAAAACCAAAGGCATAA
- a CDS encoding RNHCP domain-containing protein, with product MSRNIDQTNFQKISKKKRFEDEDEETSFSHVKKKSHRFRSDTEEFRCVECKQMVFPPGFGTEQRNHCPNCLTSLHLDNTPGDRAAICGSKMEAISIWVRKGEWVILHRCKGCGVIHANRIGPDDNEALLVSLAAQAMAKPSFRLFSESPVDDPPDFLS from the coding sequence ATGTCACGTAATATTGACCAAACGAATTTCCAAAAAATTTCTAAGAAAAAACGTTTTGAAGACGAAGACGAGGAAACCTCATTTTCTCATGTCAAAAAAAAATCTCACCGGTTTCGTTCGGATACGGAAGAATTCAGATGTGTGGAATGCAAACAAATGGTATTCCCTCCAGGGTTTGGAACCGAGCAGCGAAACCATTGTCCCAATTGCCTAACTAGCCTTCACTTGGACAACACACCTGGTGACAGAGCGGCAATCTGTGGGAGTAAAATGGAAGCAATTTCCATTTGGGTAAGAAAGGGAGAATGGGTGATTTTACACCGTTGTAAAGGGTGTGGAGTGATCCATGCGAATCGAATTGGACCTGATGACAATGAAGCTTTACTTGTGTCACTTGCCGCACAGGCCATGGCCAAACCAAGTTTTCGATTGTTTTCTGAAAGTCCGGTGGATGACCCACCGGATTTCTTAAGTTAG
- a CDS encoding GNAT family N-acetyltransferase, giving the protein METNKFEYKIERITNPSESLQEDLWKRLHDYSISKLGDESLASKEFFAILVKEGDTLIAASLCYLFFKGLNLQLLWVAEEKRGQDLGTKLLQEIESEAIRLGANLVFGYSFGFQAPKFYTKLGYEEVGMIPNYPEGQNCYFLCKKLTKDSP; this is encoded by the coding sequence TTGGAAACAAATAAGTTCGAATACAAAATCGAAAGGATTACCAATCCTTCTGAATCTTTACAGGAAGACCTTTGGAAACGTTTGCATGATTACAGCATCTCCAAGTTAGGGGATGAGTCACTTGCTTCAAAAGAATTTTTTGCCATTTTAGTCAAAGAAGGGGACACACTCATCGCAGCTTCTCTTTGTTATCTCTTTTTCAAAGGATTAAATCTACAATTACTTTGGGTTGCTGAAGAAAAACGGGGACAGGATTTAGGAACTAAACTCCTGCAAGAGATTGAATCGGAAGCCATACGATTGGGAGCAAATTTAGTATTCGGATATTCCTTTGGGTTCCAAGCTCCCAAATTTTATACCAAACTCGGTTATGAAGAAGTAGGCATGATTCCCAATTACCCAGAAGGCCAGAATTGTTATTTCCTTTGTAAAAAATTGACAAAGGATTCTCCTTGA
- the fliN gene encoding flagellar motor switch protein FliN encodes MGEGSLSQEDIDALLGGFSGGSTPAGGGSGGGGGGLDDLDALVGGGGGDDNGPSFADIAAALGPSATPAPTRAQSKAQSSSGNNTANLNLLLDVTLQLTIELGRTTMFIKDVLQLTEGTVVELDKNIGEELDILANGKLVGRGKLIVLDDYYGIQITQIVDPMERLGGPAFL; translated from the coding sequence ATGGGTGAAGGTTCACTATCACAAGAAGACATAGACGCGCTACTCGGTGGATTTAGCGGCGGAAGCACACCTGCGGGTGGTGGTTCTGGCGGAGGTGGAGGTGGACTCGACGACCTGGATGCATTGGTGGGAGGTGGCGGAGGGGATGACAATGGACCTTCTTTTGCCGACATTGCAGCTGCCCTTGGACCAAGCGCAACTCCAGCACCTACAAGGGCCCAGTCAAAAGCCCAATCCAGCTCAGGTAATAATACTGCAAACCTCAACCTTCTTCTGGATGTAACCTTACAACTGACCATTGAGCTTGGTAGAACCACAATGTTCATCAAAGATGTATTACAACTCACAGAAGGAACTGTTGTTGAACTCGACAAAAACATTGGAGAAGAACTCGATATCCTTGCCAATGGAAAACTTGTAGGGCGAGGGAAACTCATCGTGCTTGATGATTATTATGGAATCCAAATTACCCAAATTGTGGATCCAATGGAACGATTGGGTGGTCCTGCCTTTTTATAA
- a CDS encoding AAA family ATPase — MSNSTPALDFFKAKDLFATELKQANYQFVQEKEETIFRFRQNAVGKEKILDCLGIVRNYIENFRIYNFEEGYLSLQTLGDNLFEPQKNLSARFRIRFSFKSDLKVECSKLGDLSTKEIQTIIHLFQFLKLEGGTTKDPRSILEPLGVEVYDPILEKAKGNDLGFDSVFGYDSVKEQILESLVFPLRQPEPFLEITKLTRMKPTGNLPRAVLFEGEPGVGKTSMAKIVSHLCGVPMVYVPIESILSKYYGESSQNLAMVFDASALFPKCILFLDEIDSLATSREDGLFEATRNLLSVLLRKLDGFAEKTGTITIGATNRKEDLDSALLSRFDRKIKFPLPNREERTKILEGYAKQLDKKEREQIADLLTGASGRNLKDFCDYVERRWITKNWKQLEQLTAPGLPFYLESFPDFGWKL; from the coding sequence ATGTCCAATTCCACCCCTGCCTTGGATTTTTTTAAGGCCAAAGACCTATTTGCCACTGAGCTAAAACAGGCAAATTACCAATTTGTACAAGAAAAAGAAGAAACCATCTTTCGGTTTCGCCAAAATGCAGTGGGAAAGGAAAAAATCCTAGATTGCCTAGGAATCGTTAGGAACTACATTGAAAATTTCCGCATTTATAATTTTGAAGAAGGATACTTAAGTTTACAGACATTAGGTGACAACTTATTCGAACCACAAAAAAATTTATCGGCGAGATTTCGCATTCGTTTTTCGTTTAAATCGGATCTCAAAGTGGAATGTTCGAAGTTAGGTGATTTATCCACAAAAGAAATACAAACCATCATCCATCTATTTCAATTTTTGAAATTGGAAGGAGGTACAACAAAAGATCCTAGGTCTATTTTGGAACCTCTCGGTGTGGAAGTGTATGACCCTATATTAGAAAAAGCAAAAGGGAATGATTTAGGTTTTGATTCAGTTTTTGGGTATGATTCTGTAAAAGAACAAATCTTGGAAAGTTTGGTTTTCCCGCTCAGGCAACCAGAACCTTTCCTTGAAATCACAAAACTCACACGAATGAAACCTACAGGAAACCTACCGAGAGCGGTTTTATTTGAAGGGGAACCTGGAGTCGGTAAAACCAGTATGGCAAAAATAGTTTCCCATCTTTGTGGTGTGCCCATGGTCTATGTTCCCATCGAATCCATATTGAGTAAGTACTATGGAGAATCCTCTCAAAACTTAGCGATGGTATTTGATGCATCCGCTTTGTTTCCAAAATGTATTTTGTTCTTAGATGAAATTGATTCCCTTGCGACTTCTCGAGAAGACGGACTTTTTGAAGCCACTAGGAATTTACTGAGTGTATTACTTAGAAAACTGGACGGTTTCGCAGAAAAAACAGGCACCATCACCATTGGGGCAACCAATCGAAAAGAAGACCTTGATTCTGCCCTTTTGTCCCGATTTGACAGAAAAATCAAATTTCCCCTACCCAACCGGGAGGAAAGGACCAAAATCCTCGAAGGATATGCCAAACAATTGGACAAAAAGGAAAGGGAACAGATTGCAGATTTGTTAACAGGTGCTTCCGGGAGGAATTTGAAAGACTTCTGCGATTATGTGGAAAGGCGTTGGATCACCAAAAATTGGAAACAATTGGAACAGTTGACCGCCCCAGGTTTGCCATTTTATTTGGAATCCTTTCCAGATTTTGGATGGAAACTCTAA